A genomic segment from candidate division TA06 bacterium encodes:
- a CDS encoding PIG-L family deacetylase — MFKKVLVLAPHTDDGEFGCGGFMAKLLKQKAQVHYAAFSSAEKSLPKGADPGTLKKELQAALDSLGLKKQHRYIYDYPVRDFPQHRQAILDDLIKLKRKIDPGLVLMPCFNDTHQDHLTIAQEGFRAFKDRTILGYEIPWNNKTFETQSFVLLEPKHIEAKIRALKCYKSQLGRFYANPEFIRALATTRGTQIGARYAEAFEVIRWVLK; from the coding sequence ATGTTCAAAAAAGTGCTGGTGCTGGCGCCCCACACCGACGACGGGGAGTTCGGCTGCGGGGGGTTCATGGCCAAACTGCTGAAGCAGAAGGCCCAGGTGCATTATGCCGCGTTCTCCTCGGCCGAAAAATCGCTGCCCAAAGGGGCCGATCCCGGCACCCTTAAAAAGGAGCTGCAGGCGGCCCTGGACAGCCTGGGGCTTAAGAAACAGCACCGGTACATTTATGATTATCCGGTGCGTGATTTTCCCCAGCACCGCCAGGCCATTCTGGACGACCTGATAAAGTTGAAAAGAAAGATCGATCCCGGTCTGGTGCTGATGCCCTGTTTCAACGATACCCATCAGGACCATCTGACCATTGCCCAGGAGGGTTTCCGGGCCTTCAAGGACCGCACCATCCTGGGTTACGAGATCCCATGGAACAACAAGACCTTCGAGACCCAGTCCTTCGTTCTGCTGGAGCCGAAGCATATCGAAGCCAAGATCCGGGCCCTCAAGTGCTATAAGTCACAGCTGGGGCGGTTTTACGCCAATCCGGAATTCATCAGGGCGCTGGCCACAACCAGGGGGACCCAGATCGGGGCCAGATACGCCGAGGCATTTGAGGTTATACGCTGGGTTCTCAAGTAA
- a CDS encoding oligosaccharide flippase family protein: MKKLGAQSLQTFLYQALNMVLGLGCGVIVARYLGPTAKGAIALYGLIAGFLALAGNLGLGLANVHLVGSGQILPGRAWANSLYMSVLTGSMLAVLTIFLFPVLGIIVKRPVDMGLLGIVLCGLPLLLLLDYQINLLRGLGDLAGFNQAGLMRQLGRLLALGLLVAALGGFVASALWAANISILLAALWSGFRLIKKTALSLVPSWSGLKKSLSYGLKGQPGQIIQFFNYRLDLILLALFWTNREVGIYATAVFLAELIWYIPAAVSTVLLPAVSSADSESRAKEISLKAIRHTVFLSLTAAIVLALSAQGLIRVLYGPAFDPAVRALQVLLFGVVMLAPAKLIVSHLAGVGKSQYVSYLALSGLGLTLLLDVILIPRFGMIGAAWASAAAYSCSGLLSLFWLKRHLRVEIVPSLILNKEDWQEYRELINL; the protein is encoded by the coding sequence ATGAAAAAATTAGGCGCCCAAAGTTTGCAGACTTTTTTATACCAGGCCCTGAACATGGTGCTGGGCCTGGGGTGCGGGGTGATAGTGGCCCGGTACCTGGGCCCTACCGCCAAAGGGGCCATAGCCCTGTACGGGCTGATAGCCGGCTTTTTGGCGCTGGCTGGCAATCTGGGCCTGGGCCTGGCCAATGTCCATCTGGTCGGCAGCGGCCAGATACTGCCGGGGCGGGCCTGGGCCAATTCCCTTTATATGTCGGTGCTGACCGGATCCATGTTGGCCGTACTGACCATATTTCTTTTCCCGGTCCTGGGGATCATCGTGAAAAGGCCGGTGGATATGGGCCTTTTGGGCATCGTGTTGTGCGGGCTTCCATTGCTGCTGCTGTTGGACTACCAGATAAACCTGCTGCGAGGCCTGGGAGATCTGGCGGGATTCAATCAAGCTGGCCTGATGCGACAGCTTGGCCGGCTACTGGCACTGGGCCTGCTGGTGGCGGCCTTAGGCGGTTTTGTGGCCTCGGCCCTTTGGGCGGCCAATATTTCGATCTTACTGGCGGCGCTTTGGAGCGGTTTTAGACTTATAAAAAAAACAGCTTTGTCGCTGGTCCCGTCATGGAGCGGTTTAAAAAAATCATTAAGTTATGGGCTGAAGGGCCAGCCGGGCCAGATAATCCAGTTCTTCAACTACCGGCTGGACCTGATCCTGCTGGCGCTGTTCTGGACCAACCGCGAAGTGGGCATTTATGCCACCGCGGTTTTTTTAGCCGAGTTGATCTGGTACATTCCGGCGGCGGTCTCCACCGTTTTGTTACCAGCGGTTTCTTCGGCAGATTCGGAGTCCAGGGCCAAAGAGATCAGCCTTAAGGCCATCCGTCATACCGTATTTTTAAGCCTGACCGCCGCGATCGTCTTGGCGCTTTCGGCCCAGGGGTTGATCAGAGTTCTTTATGGGCCAGCCTTTGATCCGGCCGTCAGGGCGCTGCAGGTGCTTCTTTTCGGGGTGGTGATGCTGGCTCCAGCCAAGCTGATAGTCAGCCATCTGGCCGGGGTGGGAAAATCGCAATACGTCAGTTACTTGGCCTTAAGCGGCCTGGGCCTGACCCTGCTGCTGGATGTTATCCTGATCCCCAGGTTCGGGATGATAGGCGCGGCCTGGGCCTCGGCCGCCGCCTACAGCTGCTCCGGCTTGTTGTCGCTGTTCTGGCTCAAGCGCCATTTAAGGGTGGAGATAGTTCCCAGCCTGATATTGAATAAAGAAGACTGGCAGGAATACCGGGAGCTGATCAATCTATGA
- a CDS encoding WbqC family protein, whose amino-acid sequence MIVAAHQPNYLPWAGYFYKMARCDVFVFLDSVQYSRTSYTARCSVKQCDGRASWLSVPVLKKGRYFQNVNQVAIDNQRPWQAEHLKTLESCYSRTPYFKECSWLLDMVYRQNWENLSQLNRTVIVRLAEYLGIKTKFINLSELKIEGKSTEMLVSACLALKAREYISGSGGQNYLDKEQFQRAGIGLTYTKYQPQPYPQLWGEFVPGLSVMDMLFNCGSEEIKNFILL is encoded by the coding sequence ATGATCGTCGCCGCTCATCAACCGAATTACCTGCCGTGGGCGGGCTATTTTTATAAAATGGCCCGCTGCGATGTCTTTGTGTTCCTGGACAGCGTCCAATACTCACGCACCTCTTACACCGCCCGCTGCTCCGTCAAACAATGCGACGGTCGGGCCAGCTGGCTTTCGGTGCCGGTGCTCAAAAAGGGCCGGTATTTTCAAAACGTCAACCAAGTGGCCATAGACAATCAACGGCCGTGGCAGGCCGAGCACCTGAAAACCCTGGAATCATGCTATTCCCGGACGCCTTATTTCAAAGAATGCTCCTGGCTGCTGGATATGGTTTATCGGCAAAATTGGGAGAACCTTTCGCAGTTGAACCGGACGGTGATAGTAAGGCTGGCTGAGTATCTGGGTATAAAAACAAAATTCATAAATTTATCCGAATTGAAAATCGAAGGAAAATCCACCGAGATGCTGGTCTCGGCCTGTCTGGCGCTTAAGGCCCGGGAATATATCTCAGGGTCCGGCGGCCAGAACTACCTTGATAAGGAACAGTTCCAGCGGGCCGGCATAGGGCTTACCTATACAAAATACCAGCCCCAGCCCTATCCCCAGCTTTGGGGAGAATTCGTGCCCGGTCTGTCAGTAATGGATATGCTGTTCAACTGCGGTTCGGAAGAAATCAAGAATTTTATCCTCCTTTGA
- a CDS encoding glycosyltransferase, producing the protein MKIILAGVFNVPWSTNHFMKKHLERLGHQVLPLELDWSHPRPLDMNERLWFKLSSSVKAQALGKKLLGLARSQVPDAVIVVKGKRLDPGITEQLARQMLVAYRYMDAPLHQYVAGHSKASHLVFVTGKHLVEPLSLITGQNNVHHLLEGCDPEVHKPAGYDGNYACDVAFAGAPAPDRINLLRACRQAGYKVRIWGQPGWPRDLGYTGNFAYGEVLAKVCASAKIVLGVNNRNDHPGYFSDRALLVLACRGFHLSHYVPGLEDYFDNLKHLAWFKDQSEMLRIIKEYIHNDSGRAGIAAAGQALVYQKHTWERSMISMMEIIEQKKR; encoded by the coding sequence ATGAAAATCATCCTGGCCGGAGTGTTCAATGTTCCCTGGTCCACCAACCATTTCATGAAGAAGCACCTGGAACGGCTGGGGCATCAGGTATTGCCGTTAGAGCTGGACTGGTCGCACCCCCGCCCTTTGGACATGAACGAAAGGTTGTGGTTCAAACTATCCTCCTCAGTCAAAGCTCAAGCCCTCGGCAAAAAACTGCTGGGACTGGCCCGGTCCCAAGTACCTGATGCCGTGATCGTAGTCAAAGGAAAGCGCCTGGACCCGGGGATCACAGAACAACTGGCCCGGCAGATGCTGGTGGCCTACCGGTACATGGATGCTCCGCTCCACCAATATGTGGCAGGCCATTCCAAAGCCAGCCATCTTGTCTTTGTCACCGGCAAACATCTGGTAGAACCATTATCACTGATCACCGGACAGAACAATGTTCACCACCTGCTTGAAGGCTGTGACCCCGAGGTCCATAAACCCGCAGGTTATGATGGCAACTATGCCTGCGATGTGGCTTTTGCGGGGGCTCCGGCTCCCGACAGGATAAATCTCCTCAGAGCCTGTCGCCAGGCGGGGTATAAGGTAAGGATCTGGGGCCAGCCGGGCTGGCCTCGGGATCTGGGTTACACCGGGAATTTCGCCTACGGCGAAGTATTAGCCAAGGTCTGCGCCTCGGCCAAGATCGTCCTGGGAGTCAACAACCGCAACGATCATCCCGGCTACTTTTCCGACCGGGCTTTGCTGGTACTGGCCTGCCGGGGTTTTCACCTATCCCACTATGTTCCGGGGCTGGAAGACTATTTTGACAACCTCAAACACCTGGCGTGGTTCAAGGATCAATCAGAAATGCTGAGAATCATAAAAGAATATATTCATAATGATTCCGGCCGGGCAGGTATTGCCGCCGCCGGGCAGGCATTGGTCTATCAAAAACATACCTGGGAAAGATCCATGATATCCATGATGGAAATCATAGAACAGAAGAAACGCTGA
- a CDS encoding glycosyltransferase family 4 protein, translating to MKVLFFDHSQVYGGAEKSLLAFLPLLIEPVEPILLLAENSRIVPEAAKLKIKCRTISIGPRLANITQSKALFQALDPRFWMELAKAQAEFSEICRIENPDILYANTFKAAVFIGFYKNKQKRQLFWHIRDIFAGIGGILLWCLGLLTHPKIIAVSRAASVQPFLSWPGCRPQVVYNGIDHLQWRQESEETSGLDTKAKLKVAPGEILIACFGQLTPWKGQEHAITALAVLIKKGILCKLLLVGDAVFADKSYPQKLRVLSSRLGVSGSVVFSGWMDNPAPYMTVADIVVHMPVKPEPFGRVLVEAMSLGKPVVAVRSGAIPEIIEDGKTGILCTPGELPFILEKLIYDPGKAKVMGEKARQRAERHFGIAETAKGIQKILTEI from the coding sequence GTGAAAGTTTTATTTTTTGATCATTCTCAGGTTTACGGCGGCGCCGAGAAAAGTCTGCTGGCATTTTTGCCTCTTTTAATTGAGCCGGTAGAACCTATTCTATTACTGGCGGAAAACAGCAGGATAGTTCCCGAAGCGGCCAAACTAAAGATCAAATGCCGCACTATAAGCATTGGTCCCAGACTAGCCAATATAACCCAGAGTAAGGCTTTATTCCAAGCATTGGATCCAAGGTTCTGGATGGAATTGGCCAAAGCCCAGGCAGAATTCTCGGAGATATGCCGGATTGAAAATCCGGATATTTTATACGCCAATACATTCAAGGCTGCAGTATTCATTGGATTTTATAAAAACAAACAAAAACGGCAGCTGTTTTGGCACATCCGCGATATATTTGCCGGTATAGGGGGGATACTGCTATGGTGCCTTGGGCTGTTGACACACCCTAAAATCATAGCCGTGTCCCGGGCCGCCTCCGTCCAGCCTTTTTTGTCCTGGCCGGGATGCCGGCCGCAGGTGGTATATAACGGGATCGATCATCTGCAGTGGCGCCAGGAAAGCGAAGAAACAAGCGGTCTGGATACAAAGGCAAAGCTCAAAGTTGCGCCTGGTGAGATTCTGATAGCCTGCTTTGGGCAGCTGACCCCATGGAAGGGCCAGGAACATGCGATAACCGCGCTGGCTGTTCTCATAAAAAAGGGGATACTCTGTAAGTTACTGTTGGTGGGAGACGCCGTATTTGCTGACAAGTCATATCCCCAGAAACTCAGGGTTCTATCCAGCCGCCTTGGGGTTAGCGGCAGCGTGGTTTTCAGTGGTTGGATGGATAACCCCGCTCCCTACATGACGGTGGCCGATATAGTGGTGCACATGCCGGTCAAGCCCGAGCCTTTTGGCCGGGTGCTGGTGGAAGCCATGTCCCTGGGCAAGCCGGTGGTGGCTGTCAGGTCCGGGGCCATACCCGAGATCATAGAAGACGGCAAGACCGGGATTCTATGCACTCCGGGTGAGTTGCCGTTCATATTGGAAAAACTGATCTACGACCCCGGCAAGGCCAAGGTCATGGGGGAAAAAGCCCGGCAAAGAGCGGAGCGGCACTTCGGAATTGCTGAAACAGCAAAAGGCATCCAAAAAATATTGACGGAGATTTGA
- a CDS encoding polysaccharide biosynthesis protein: MREFVKGKTILVTGGTGSFGHQIVSTILKFSPREVRIYSRDEKKQDDMRYWFNNDPRLRFIIGDVRNRKTLVSASAGVELLFHAAALKQVPSCQHNVMEAVMTNTLGAANVIEACVQNKIPEAVAISTDKAVKPVNVMGMTKALQERLFITANIRPDAASTEFQIVRYGNVLGSRGSVVPLFKKQLQAGKPLTITEPEMTRFIITLKEAIWLVFTAMRDGVGGEIFVLKSKALSIGDLATVMAGASGQKLRSRQLGMRSGEKMHEILISEEESLRCLEHKDHFIVIPEVKNEKAGRHYSKAKYFKKPFEYSSDAAARMSRTAIQKLLGQEGWLDLKDKDGEI; the protein is encoded by the coding sequence ATGAGGGAATTCGTCAAAGGAAAGACAATTCTGGTAACCGGAGGCACCGGCTCATTTGGGCACCAGATAGTGTCCACCATCCTGAAGTTTTCTCCGCGCGAGGTCCGGATATACAGCCGGGACGAGAAGAAGCAGGACGACATGCGGTACTGGTTCAACAACGACCCCCGGCTGCGCTTTATCATCGGCGATGTCCGGAACAGAAAAACGCTGGTATCCGCCAGCGCCGGGGTGGAGCTGTTATTCCATGCCGCGGCGCTGAAACAGGTGCCTTCCTGCCAGCACAATGTGATGGAAGCGGTGATGACCAACACCCTGGGGGCCGCCAACGTGATCGAAGCCTGCGTGCAGAATAAAATACCGGAAGCGGTGGCCATCTCCACCGACAAGGCGGTGAAGCCGGTGAATGTGATGGGTATGACCAAAGCGCTGCAGGAACGGTTGTTCATTACCGCCAATATCAGACCGGATGCCGCCAGCACTGAATTTCAGATCGTGCGCTACGGAAATGTGCTGGGCAGCCGGGGAAGCGTGGTGCCCTTGTTCAAAAAACAACTGCAGGCCGGAAAGCCCCTGACCATTACCGAGCCGGAGATGACGCGTTTTATCATAACATTAAAAGAGGCCATTTGGCTGGTTTTTACGGCCATGCGCGACGGGGTAGGAGGCGAGATCTTTGTATTAAAATCCAAAGCCCTAAGTATAGGGGATCTGGCGACAGTAATGGCCGGCGCCAGCGGTCAAAAGCTTAGGTCCAGGCAATTGGGGATGCGTTCCGGGGAAAAAATGCATGAGATCCTGATCTCCGAAGAAGAATCGCTGAGATGCCTGGAGCACAAGGATCACTTCATTGTGATTCCGGAAGTGAAAAATGAGAAGGCCGGGCGGCACTATAGCAAAGCAAAGTATTTCAAAAAGCCGTTTGAATACAGTTCCGATGCGGCGGCCCGGATGAGCCGGACAGCGATACAAAAGCTTTTGGGGCAGGAAGGATGGCTGGACTTAAAAGATAAGGACGGGGAGATATAA
- a CDS encoding glycosyltransferase, giving the protein MKPGFSIIIPTYNTLPYLKLCLKSFKEHSAYPHQIIVCADGCSDGTNEYLKNYPGIDKVILGKNQGICSATNQAARLADREYLFLANDDLVASPGWDEALMSMAASDRVLSGVQVEPGWVPVAPCHIKRDFGQTFEEFREQEFLTYAGAENRQKQGAFEPGVNYPFLIHRRLWEQLDGLDERFNPGPGSDPDLFYRLALKETELLRVRSSLFYHFGGRASRFAGEMGRQSDAWKQAAAASRRVFTKKWGRPWDFGFGQAPKIKRPGSLAFFVWGGIGNMIMALPAIEAAREELPNTKITVISQKQAMLSLLPSGMQKKLAIDDPQYRGLKGTWKLIRDIRKLDPEITFTSSPFPGIRYCLAALVSGARDRVSPEQRKYDLCNLKIQAASRHYLERNLEMLRAAGIDRKFQGYGLSLAPEEIKQAKGSLLRLKIEPSKLIGLHPGAGNSQKRWSKENFIILGKSLTDRGLSLMVFGGPEEKGLAEDVALKVGPGAVSMVGGQDIRATLALIKHCRAFVSNDSGLAHCAAALQVPTLTIFGPTDTALSRPYGPSAKTVKSQAECSPCYRPANKYGCREPVPVCLSRLSPDNVFIEFQKLYKSFRAW; this is encoded by the coding sequence ATGAAGCCAGGCTTTTCCATAATAATTCCCACCTACAATACTCTTCCTTATCTGAAACTTTGTCTTAAAAGTTTTAAGGAACACTCGGCATATCCCCACCAGATAATAGTCTGCGCCGACGGCTGCAGCGACGGCACCAATGAATATCTTAAAAACTATCCTGGGATCGACAAGGTCATCCTCGGTAAAAACCAGGGCATCTGCAGCGCCACCAACCAGGCCGCCCGCCTGGCCGACCGCGAGTATCTGTTCCTGGCCAACGATGACCTGGTTGCCTCCCCCGGATGGGATGAAGCCTTGATGTCCATGGCCGCGTCTGACCGGGTCTTAAGCGGGGTCCAGGTAGAGCCGGGGTGGGTGCCGGTGGCGCCCTGTCATATCAAACGGGATTTTGGGCAGACCTTCGAAGAATTCCGGGAACAGGAATTCTTAACCTATGCCGGGGCCGAAAACCGGCAGAAACAGGGGGCTTTTGAACCGGGGGTCAATTATCCCTTTTTGATCCACCGGAGATTATGGGAGCAGCTGGATGGATTGGACGAGCGCTTCAATCCGGGCCCCGGATCGGATCCCGATCTGTTCTACCGTCTGGCGCTGAAAGAGACGGAATTATTAAGGGTCCGCTCCAGCCTGTTCTACCACTTCGGCGGCCGGGCCTCGCGCTTTGCCGGAGAGATGGGCCGCCAGTCCGATGCCTGGAAACAGGCCGCCGCCGCCAGCCGCAGGGTTTTTACCAAAAAATGGGGAAGGCCCTGGGATTTTGGATTTGGACAGGCGCCAAAAATAAAAAGGCCGGGGTCGCTGGCCTTTTTCGTCTGGGGAGGCATCGGCAACATGATCATGGCACTGCCGGCCATCGAGGCCGCCAGGGAGGAACTGCCCAACACCAAGATCACGGTCATCTCTCAAAAGCAAGCCATGCTCTCGTTGCTTCCTTCCGGGATGCAAAAAAAACTGGCGATAGATGATCCACAATACCGGGGTTTGAAGGGAACCTGGAAATTGATCCGAGACATCAGAAAACTAGATCCGGAGATCACCTTTACCAGCTCGCCTTTTCCAGGTATCAGATACTGCCTGGCTGCCCTTGTTTCCGGTGCCCGTGACAGGGTGTCGCCGGAGCAGAGGAAATATGATCTTTGCAACCTGAAAATACAAGCCGCATCCCGGCATTATCTGGAACGCAATCTGGAAATGCTGCGGGCGGCGGGCATCGACCGGAAATTTCAGGGCTACGGCCTTTCTCTTGCCCCGGAGGAGATAAAACAGGCAAAGGGATCGCTGCTCCGGCTGAAAATTGAACCATCTAAATTGATCGGCCTGCACCCGGGGGCAGGGAATTCCCAAAAAAGATGGTCCAAAGAGAACTTCATTATCTTGGGAAAATCCCTGACTGACCGGGGATTATCCCTGATGGTCTTTGGCGGCCCGGAGGAAAAGGGATTGGCGGAAGATGTGGCTTTAAAGGTCGGACCTGGCGCAGTTTCCATGGTTGGCGGGCAGGATATTAGGGCCACGCTGGCCCTGATCAAACACTGCCGAGCCTTTGTTTCCAATGACAGCGGGCTGGCCCACTGCGCTGCAGCGTTGCAGGTTCCCACACTGACAATCTTCGGTCCCACCGACACGGCCTTAAGCCGCCCTTACGGTCCGTCAGCCAAGACCGTTAAAAGCCAGGCAGAATGCAGTCCCTGCTATCGCCCAGCCAACAAGTACGGCTGCCGGGAACCTGTTCCGGTATGCCTTTCCCGGCTCTCCCCGGATAATGTTTTCATTGAATTCCAAAAATTGTATAAATCCTTCAGGGCCTGGTAA
- a CDS encoding methyltransferase domain-containing protein, with protein MRRQLLEILQCPSCRKSDWRLESLKEDGREIRRGSVVCLVCRNIYPINNGILDCLVRSHPWIESAQRSYRRSKVSTADKWSREQLARREHLENTYTSDSRINFAQLIDRLPAGGGWALDLGAGTGWTTSRIAALGYKGIALDISTDNKLELGECFFSPNIYFDRILADMNRLPFKTQSLSLTAASAALHHSYDLSGAVREISRTLIPGGRLELANEPVKGLAEAFLPKPAIEDEDVKEASYSLAAWRGVLASCGFESRVFFPQSIQMRLEKNNFNPRHKFLVAARAVSGLARSAPGLLFGGLSLKLGHLLFGLPLSLSARKVK; from the coding sequence ATGCGCCGGCAACTGCTGGAAATACTGCAATGCCCAAGCTGCCGTAAAAGCGACTGGCGGCTTGAGTCACTAAAGGAGGACGGCCGGGAGATCCGCCGGGGAAGCGTGGTTTGTCTGGTCTGCCGCAATATCTATCCCATAAACAACGGAATTCTGGATTGTCTGGTTAGGTCCCATCCCTGGATAGAGAGCGCTCAAAGAAGCTATCGCCGCTCAAAGGTCTCTACCGCCGATAAATGGAGCCGGGAACAGCTGGCCCGCCGGGAGCATCTTGAAAATACTTACACCAGCGACAGCCGGATCAACTTTGCCCAGTTGATCGATCGACTGCCGGCCGGAGGTGGCTGGGCCCTGGACCTGGGCGCCGGGACCGGTTGGACCACTTCTCGGATAGCGGCCCTGGGCTATAAGGGCATTGCCCTGGACATCAGCACAGACAACAAGCTGGAGCTGGGAGAATGTTTTTTCAGCCCCAATATTTATTTCGACCGGATACTGGCCGACATGAACCGGCTTCCATTCAAAACCCAGTCGCTGTCCCTGACGGCCGCCTCGGCCGCTTTGCACCACAGCTATGACCTGAGCGGAGCGGTCCGGGAAATAAGCCGGACGCTGATCCCCGGGGGCCGGCTGGAGCTGGCCAATGAGCCGGTGAAGGGGCTGGCCGAGGCCTTTTTGCCCAAGCCCGCCATCGAGGACGAGGATGTCAAGGAAGCCAGCTATTCCCTGGCCGCCTGGCGGGGGGTCTTGGCCAGTTGCGGATTTGAAAGCAGGGTGTTTTTCCCCCAGAGTATTCAAATGCGGTTGGAGAAAAACAATTTTAATCCCCGGCACAAATTTCTCGTTGCCGCCCGGGCGGTTTCCGGCCTGGCCAGATCGGCTCCGGGACTGCTGTTCGGTGGATTAAGCCTTAAACTGGGCCATCTGCTGTTCGGACTGCCCTTGTCGCTTTCGGCCAGAAAGGTTAAATGA
- a CDS encoding BatA domain-containing protein: MPFLSFANPAGLWFLPLAGLPLLIHLFRRRRAGVIPFPDIRLLQQVQNAAVRPSRIREYLLLAVRTLIIVLLALSLARPAVNLDLPGWLSGSLQTCALVIDNSASMGAVSRDTTMLERAKQRARQVLKGLGPNARAAVVSAVPGSPVVCGLSAALTAERAVAALPQTELGTDLEGSIQTAARILEAAGVSGVRIIVFSDLQRTAFGPSLSPLGKLPGAPPVTVYQIKPSRSLNNLIWEKIQVKPLIKKIIVRARTLGGQTPQIGLAAGGKTIYQASSRPAPDGTISLSFGLPDRDSLFLYTSGDDLPLDDKYYLAAAVTGIKKVLLFSDDTDNGGEHLYRAFAAMARAGYEIKRANIWNSQYSKGFDLVVVAKATINKALLAGIMNSVHNGAGLLVAPPLNSDREQYQELLKQFSDITLSGLADSLSHNLYRLNKTGSDEGILSDLSPAELEAVKIKTYWKAFTRQNTVLAINRSDPALIFGTGQKFKTAVLLTGGQTGFGDMVFKPAFLVMLLQTADHLTQKTGRQSVTGSEGTSSGGNPGARQGSGWAQTEEGVPEALNIAAEESDLTPVSNQELKAIMQNITWQSSGSGPGAFPAQSPAARLFLFLAGLMLILEMALRTAPKI, translated from the coding sequence ATGCCCTTTCTCTCTTTCGCCAATCCCGCCGGCCTCTGGTTTCTGCCCCTGGCCGGGCTGCCGCTGTTGATCCACCTGTTCCGGAGGCGGCGGGCCGGAGTGATCCCTTTCCCCGACATCCGGCTGCTTCAGCAGGTCCAGAACGCCGCGGTCCGGCCCAGCCGGATCAGGGAATACCTGCTGCTGGCGGTGCGCACCCTGATCATCGTTCTTCTGGCATTATCCCTGGCCCGGCCCGCAGTTAACCTGGATCTGCCGGGCTGGCTCTCCGGGTCTTTGCAAACCTGCGCTCTGGTCATAGACAACTCGGCCAGCATGGGGGCCGTCAGCCGGGATACCACTATGCTGGAAAGGGCAAAACAGAGAGCCCGGCAGGTACTTAAAGGGCTGGGGCCCAACGCCAGAGCGGCGGTGGTTTCGGCCGTGCCGGGCAGCCCGGTGGTCTGCGGGCTGTCTGCTGCCCTGACGGCCGAACGCGCGGTGGCCGCGCTGCCCCAGACCGAGCTCGGCACCGACCTGGAGGGTTCGATCCAGACGGCAGCCAGGATACTTGAGGCCGCAGGGGTTTCCGGAGTAAGGATCATAGTTTTTTCAGACCTGCAGCGAACGGCCTTTGGCCCCAGCCTTTCGCCCCTTGGCAAACTGCCAGGCGCCCCACCGGTCACGGTATATCAGATAAAACCCTCCCGGAGCCTGAACAACCTGATCTGGGAAAAGATCCAGGTAAAACCTTTGATCAAAAAGATCATCGTCAGGGCCAGGACCCTGGGCGGGCAGACGCCCCAGATCGGACTGGCGGCCGGCGGCAAGACAATATATCAGGCAAGCTCCCGGCCAGCCCCGGACGGAACGATCTCCTTAAGCTTTGGCCTGCCGGACCGGGACTCTCTTTTCCTGTATACCTCCGGGGATGACCTGCCGCTGGACGACAAGTATTACCTGGCGGCTGCGGTCACGGGCATTAAAAAGGTCCTGCTGTTTTCGGATGATACGGATAACGGAGGCGAGCATCTCTACCGGGCCTTTGCGGCCATGGCCCGGGCCGGTTACGAAATAAAACGGGCCAACATCTGGAATAGCCAGTATTCTAAGGGCTTTGATTTGGTGGTGGTGGCCAAAGCCACAATTAACAAGGCTTTGCTGGCCGGAATCATGAATTCAGTGCATAACGGCGCGGGTTTGCTGGTTGCCCCGCCGCTCAATTCCGACCGGGAACAATATCAGGAGCTGCTAAAACAGTTTTCCGACATCACTCTTTCGGGCCTGGCGGACTCGTTGTCCCATAACCTCTATCGCCTGAACAAAACCGGCAGTGATGAAGGCATCTTAAGCGATCTCAGTCCGGCCGAGCTGGAGGCGGTTAAAATAAAAACATACTGGAAGGCCTTCACCCGGCAAAACACAGTTTTGGCCATCAACCGGTCCGACCCGGCGCTGATCTTTGGCACCGGTCAGAAATTTAAGACGGCGGTTCTCCTGACCGGCGGGCAAACTGGCTTTGGCGATATGGTTTTTAAACCGGCCTTTCTGGTAATGCTGTTGCAAACCGCAGACCATTTGACCCAAAAAACCGGCCGGCAGTCGGTGACCGGATCAGAAGGAACCAGCTCCGGCGGAAACCCGGGAGCAAGGCAAGGATCCGGCTGGGCCCAAACAGAAGAGGGGGTACCGGAAGCGTTGAACATAGCGGCTGAGGAGTCCGATCTGACGCCGGTTTCAAACCAGGAACTAAAGGCTATCATGCAAAACATTACGTGGCAGTCATCCGGATCAGGCCCTGGGGCTTTTCCGGCTCAAAGTCCGGCAGCCAGGCTGTTCCTTTTTTTAGCCGGGTTGATGCTGATTTTGGAGATGGCTTTACGGACAGCCCCAAAAATATAA